One window of Tepidanaerobacter acetatoxydans Re1 genomic DNA carries:
- a CDS encoding DUF1788 domain-containing protein, which produces MATTKERLDKILPAITKKSFRENKGLGNEIGYYIFDYEPQHEMLVRDYINFLKDKVNSGNYGFKIKEFDLYEIMLEILDSKGYLEKNFEMERKKGSEYVFNAAKKALRLTTANDLIIKYIKDRVEEDDIIFLTGVGKAWPIIRSHTILNNLHPVVDEIPLVMFFPGTYDGGSLVLLDEVKDDNYYRAFRFIDEYQ; this is translated from the coding sequence GTGGCTACAACAAAAGAAAGACTTGATAAAATACTTCCTGCAATAACCAAAAAATCTTTTAGGGAAAACAAAGGTCTTGGAAATGAGATTGGGTACTATATTTTTGACTATGAACCTCAACATGAGATGTTGGTAAGGGATTATATCAATTTTTTAAAGGACAAAGTAAATAGTGGGAACTATGGATTTAAAATAAAAGAATTCGATTTATATGAAATAATGTTAGAAATTCTTGACTCAAAAGGATATCTCGAAAAAAATTTCGAAATGGAACGAAAAAAGGGAAGTGAATATGTATTTAATGCTGCCAAAAAGGCTTTAAGACTTACAACTGCTAATGATTTAATCATCAAATACATAAAGGATCGAGTTGAAGAAGACGACATAATTTTTTTAACAGGAGTAGGCAAGGCTTGGCCTATTATACGTTCTCATACTATACTCAACAACTTGCATCCGGTAGTGGATGAAATCCCGCTGGTTATGTTTTTCCCAGGGACCTATGATGGTGGTTCTCTTGTTTTGCTTGATGAGGTTAAAGATGATAATTACTACAGGGCCTTTAGATTTATTGACGAATATCAGTAA
- a CDS encoding DUF1819 family protein yields MENKWKYRTTIKSQSFLYVEIKKAAKLVLQGQDEYQIRNKSLYDNIFQVNTDARKAEIASAVITRLNALDRFFIEKLVNSDIQTSKLIAIYSIMKTDRLFFEFMNEVYKDKIILGDRFILDKDFNIFFDRKKEQSAKVASWADYTFYKLKQVISRILTESGLVKNKGKKIEIVRPIIEHSVVDHLKEIGDTVYLDILLGKLD; encoded by the coding sequence ATGGAAAATAAATGGAAATACAGGACGACAATTAAATCGCAATCATTTTTGTATGTAGAGATAAAAAAAGCTGCAAAGCTTGTTTTACAAGGGCAGGATGAATATCAAATCCGAAATAAATCACTTTATGACAATATATTCCAGGTAAATACTGATGCCAGAAAAGCAGAAATTGCATCAGCTGTTATAACTAGACTAAATGCACTGGATAGATTCTTCATAGAAAAGTTAGTAAATTCTGACATACAAACAAGTAAGCTCATAGCAATATATTCTATAATGAAAACTGATAGGCTGTTTTTTGAATTTATGAATGAAGTATATAAAGATAAAATCATACTTGGGGATAGATTCATTTTGGACAAGGACTTTAATATATTTTTTGACAGAAAAAAGGAGCAAAGTGCTAAGGTGGCATCCTGGGCGGATTATACCTTTTATAAGCTTAAGCAGGTAATTTCAAGGATTCTGACCGAATCCGGCCTTGTTAAAAATAAAGGTAAAAAAATAGAAATAGTAAGACCAATTATAGAACATTCTGTCGTAGATCATTTAAAAGAAATAGGAGATACTGTATATCTTGATATCTTATTAGGTAAACTGGATTAA